One Streptomyces mobaraensis NBRC 13819 = DSM 40847 DNA segment encodes these proteins:
- a CDS encoding replication-associated recombination protein A, giving the protein MEPDLFTAAEEDRREKDPSSSPLAVRMRPRTLDEVVGQGHLLKPGSPLRRLVGEASGGPAGPSSVILWGPPGIGKTTLAYVVSQATNKRFVELSAITAGVKEVRAVIDGARRASGGYGKETVLFLDEIHRFSKAQQDSLLPAVENRWVTLIAATTENPYFSIISPLLSRSLLLTLQALTDDDLRGLLHRAVADERGLGGAVTLPDDAEEHLLRIAGGDARRALTALEAAAGAALDKGESEITLSTLEETVDRAAVKYDRDGDQHYDVASALIKSIRGSDVDATLHYLARMIEAGEDPRFIARRLMISASEDIGLADPSALQTAVAGAQAVAMIGFPEARITLSQVAIALALAPKSNAAYLAIDAALADVRAGLAGPVPAHLRDGHYKGAAKLGHGEGYQYPHDLPGGIAAQQYAPDAVHGRRYYSPTRHGGEARYAEVVERVRERLRGE; this is encoded by the coding sequence GTGGAACCCGACCTGTTCACCGCCGCAGAAGAGGACCGCCGGGAGAAAGACCCGTCGAGCAGTCCCCTGGCCGTCCGCATGCGCCCCCGCACCCTCGACGAGGTCGTCGGACAGGGCCATCTGCTGAAGCCGGGATCGCCGCTGCGCCGGCTGGTCGGCGAGGCGAGCGGCGGTCCGGCCGGGCCCTCGTCGGTGATCCTCTGGGGGCCGCCCGGCATCGGCAAGACGACCCTCGCGTACGTCGTCAGCCAGGCCACCAACAAGCGCTTCGTCGAGCTGTCCGCGATCACCGCCGGCGTCAAGGAGGTCCGGGCCGTCATCGACGGCGCCCGCCGGGCCTCCGGCGGCTACGGCAAAGAGACCGTCCTCTTCCTCGACGAGATCCACCGCTTCAGCAAGGCCCAGCAGGACTCCCTGCTGCCCGCCGTGGAGAACCGCTGGGTCACCCTCATCGCCGCCACCACCGAGAACCCCTACTTCTCGATCATCTCCCCGCTGCTCTCCCGCTCCCTGCTGCTCACCCTCCAGGCGCTCACCGACGACGACCTGCGCGGGCTGCTGCACCGCGCTGTAGCGGACGAGCGCGGGCTCGGCGGCGCGGTGACGCTCCCGGACGACGCGGAAGAGCACCTGCTGCGGATCGCCGGCGGCGACGCGCGGCGGGCGCTGACCGCCCTGGAGGCGGCGGCGGGGGCTGCGCTCGACAAGGGCGAGAGCGAGATCACCCTGTCGACGTTGGAGGAGACGGTCGACCGGGCTGCGGTGAAGTACGACCGCGACGGCGATCAGCATTACGACGTCGCGAGTGCGCTGATCAAGTCCATCCGGGGGTCGGACGTGGACGCCACGCTGCACTACCTCGCGCGAATGATCGAGGCGGGGGAGGACCCGCGGTTCATCGCGCGGCGGCTGATGATCTCCGCCAGCGAGGACATCGGGCTCGCGGATCCTTCCGCGCTGCAGACGGCGGTCGCCGGGGCGCAGGCCGTCGCCATGATCGGCTTCCCCGAGGCGCGGATCACTCTCTCGCAGGTGGCCATCGCGCTCGCCCTGGCGCCCAAGTCGAACGCGGCTTATCTCGCCATCGACGCGGCGCTGGCCGATGTGCGGGCGGGGCTCGCCGGGCCGGTGCCCGCGCATCTGCGGGACGGGCATTACAAGGGGGCGGCGAAGCTGGGGCATGGGGAGGGGTATCAGTATCCCCACGATCTGCCGGGTGGTATCGCGGCTCAGCAGTACGCGCCTGACGCGGTGCATGGTCGGCGGTATTACTCGCCGACTCGGCATGGAGGGGAGGCGCGGTACGCGGAGGTGGTGGAGCGGGTGCGGGAGCGTTTGCGGGGGGAGTGA
- a CDS encoding vitamin K epoxide reductase family protein produces the protein MTTSALDRSDTDGAERDGPATGAVGGSRAFGLLLVITGAMGLLAAWVITLDKNKILEAKAVGKTFTPGCSLNPIVSCGNIMESDQAHVFGFPNPMLGLVCYGAIIAIGLAVLSGARFPRWYWMGMQAGTLFGVGFCTWLQYQSLYVIGSLCLWCCLAWVATIVMFCYVTVQNIRHRFIPLPNAVRSAVLEFHWVVPVLWIGLIGLAILTNWWSFWTGQS, from the coding sequence ATGACGACCTCGGCTCTGGACCGCTCCGACACCGACGGCGCGGAGCGGGACGGGCCCGCCACCGGTGCGGTGGGCGGCAGCCGTGCCTTCGGGCTGCTGCTCGTCATCACCGGTGCCATGGGGCTGCTGGCCGCCTGGGTCATCACCCTCGACAAGAACAAGATCCTCGAGGCCAAGGCGGTCGGGAAGACCTTCACCCCCGGGTGCAGCCTCAACCCGATCGTCTCCTGCGGCAACATCATGGAGAGCGACCAGGCCCACGTCTTCGGGTTCCCCAACCCGATGCTCGGCCTGGTCTGCTACGGCGCGATCATCGCGATCGGCCTGGCCGTGCTGTCCGGCGCCCGCTTCCCGCGCTGGTACTGGATGGGCATGCAGGCCGGCACCCTCTTCGGCGTCGGCTTCTGCACCTGGCTGCAGTACCAGTCGCTGTACGTCATCGGTTCGCTCTGCCTCTGGTGCTGCCTCGCCTGGGTCGCCACCATCGTGATGTTCTGCTACGTCACCGTGCAGAACATCCGCCACCGCTTCATCCCGCTGCCGAACGCGGTGCGGAGCGCGGTGCTGGAGTTCCACTGGGTGGTGCCGGTGCTGTGGATCGGCCTCATCGGGCTGGCGATCCTGACGAACTGGTGGTCGTTCTGGACGGGCCAGTCCTGA
- the hisS gene encoding histidine--tRNA ligase translates to MSTFKAPKGTYDLTPPDSAVYLAVREAIAAPVRRAGYGYVETPGFENVELFARGVGESTDIVTKEMYTLTTRGGDQLALRPEGTASVLRAALEGNLHKGGNLPVKLWYSGSYYRYERPQKGRYRHFSQVGAEAIGAEDPALDAELIILAVDAYKSLGLKNFRLLLNSLGDKECRPAYRAALQDFLRGLDLDDDTRRRIEINPLRVLDDKREAVQKQLVGAPMLRDHLCEACKEYHEQVRALLTAAGVAFEDDEKLVRGLDYYTRTTFEFVHDGLGAQSAVGGGGRYDGLSEMIGGPALPSVGWALGVDRTVLALEAEGIELELPAATEVYAVPLGDEARRVLFGVVTELRRAGIAADFAFGGKGLKNAMKSADRSGARYALVAGERDLAEGVVQLKDLGSGEQTAVPIGTVVSELRDRQG, encoded by the coding sequence GTGAGCACTTTCAAGGCCCCCAAGGGCACCTACGACCTGACCCCGCCGGACTCGGCGGTCTACCTCGCCGTCCGCGAGGCCATCGCCGCCCCGGTGCGGCGGGCCGGCTACGGCTATGTGGAGACCCCCGGCTTCGAGAACGTCGAGCTGTTCGCGCGCGGCGTCGGCGAGTCCACCGACATCGTGACCAAGGAGATGTACACCCTCACCACGCGCGGCGGCGACCAGCTCGCGCTGCGCCCCGAGGGCACCGCCTCCGTACTGCGCGCCGCGCTGGAGGGCAACCTCCACAAGGGCGGCAACCTTCCGGTCAAGCTCTGGTACTCCGGCTCGTACTACCGCTACGAGCGCCCGCAGAAGGGCCGTTACCGCCACTTCTCGCAGGTCGGCGCCGAGGCCATCGGAGCCGAGGACCCGGCGCTCGACGCCGAGTTGATCATCCTGGCCGTCGACGCGTACAAGTCCCTCGGCCTGAAGAACTTCCGCCTGCTGCTCAACTCGCTGGGCGACAAGGAGTGCCGTCCCGCCTACCGGGCCGCGCTCCAGGACTTCCTGCGCGGTCTCGACCTGGACGACGACACCCGCCGCCGGATCGAGATCAACCCGCTGCGGGTCCTCGACGACAAGCGCGAGGCCGTCCAGAAGCAGCTCGTCGGCGCCCCCATGCTCCGCGACCACCTCTGCGAGGCGTGCAAGGAGTACCACGAGCAGGTGCGCGCGCTGCTGACCGCGGCGGGCGTCGCGTTCGAGGACGACGAGAAGCTGGTGCGCGGCCTGGACTACTACACGCGTACCACCTTCGAGTTCGTCCACGACGGCCTCGGCGCGCAGTCCGCGGTCGGCGGCGGCGGCCGGTACGACGGCCTGTCCGAGATGATCGGCGGCCCGGCCCTGCCGTCCGTCGGCTGGGCGCTGGGCGTGGACCGCACGGTGCTGGCGCTGGAGGCCGAGGGCATCGAGCTCGAACTCCCCGCCGCCACCGAGGTCTACGCGGTGCCGCTGGGCGACGAGGCCCGCCGGGTCCTCTTCGGCGTCGTCACCGAACTGCGCCGGGCCGGCATCGCCGCCGACTTCGCGTTCGGCGGGAAGGGCCTCAAGAACGCCATGAAATCGGCCGACCGCTCCGGCGCCCGGTACGCCCTGGTGGCGGGCGAACGGGACCTGGCCGAGGGCGTCGTCCAGCTCAAGGACCTGGGCAGCGGCGAGCAGACCGCTGTCCCGATCGGCACCGTCGTGAGTGAACTCCGGGACAGGCAGGGCTGA
- a CDS encoding MBL fold metallo-hydrolase, which translates to MLIAGFPAGAWGTNCYLVAPAAGEECVIIDPGHQAAQGVEDALRKHRLKPVAVVLTHGHIDHVASVVPVCGAHDVPAWIHPADRYMMSDPEKALGRSIGAQLLGELTVGEPDDVKELADGSTLDLAGLEFTVAHAPGHTKGSVTFRLPESNDIPSVFFSGDLLFAGSIGRTDLPGGDHAEILESLARVCLPLDDSTVVLSGHGPQTSIGRERATNPYLREVAQAQHGPGTGTPAPRRGM; encoded by the coding sequence GTGCTGATTGCCGGGTTCCCCGCCGGGGCCTGGGGGACCAATTGTTATCTGGTCGCCCCCGCCGCCGGTGAGGAGTGCGTGATCATCGACCCGGGCCACCAGGCCGCCCAGGGAGTCGAGGACGCACTCAGGAAGCATCGGCTCAAGCCCGTCGCGGTCGTCCTCACCCACGGCCACATCGACCACGTCGCCTCGGTCGTCCCGGTGTGCGGCGCCCACGACGTCCCCGCCTGGATCCACCCCGCCGACCGCTACATGATGAGCGACCCGGAGAAGGCCCTCGGCCGCTCCATCGGCGCGCAGCTCCTCGGCGAGCTGACCGTGGGGGAACCGGACGACGTCAAGGAGCTCGCCGACGGCAGCACCCTGGACCTCGCCGGTCTGGAGTTCACCGTCGCGCACGCGCCCGGCCATACCAAGGGGTCGGTGACCTTCCGGCTGCCCGAGAGCAACGACATCCCGTCGGTGTTCTTCTCGGGCGACCTGCTGTTCGCCGGCTCCATCGGACGCACCGACCTGCCCGGCGGTGACCACGCCGAGATACTCGAGTCCCTGGCCCGCGTGTGCCTGCCCCTCGACGACTCGACCGTGGTCCTCTCCGGCCACGGCCCCCAGACCAGCATCGGCCGCGAGCGCGCCACCAACCCGTACCTGCGGGAAGTGGCCCAGGCGCAGCACGGCCCCGGAACCGGCACCCCGGCTCCGCGACGAGGAATGTGA
- a CDS encoding peptidylprolyl isomerase gives MVTNEQRRRQLAREKFERQQQRREAQRRKARNRNALIAAGLAVLIAAGGTAAATGALGGDDKKDDKASADATPSELPTPTAPSRGPDPCAKPAAGSPAKKTWKSEPEMTVDTSASYTMALKTTCGNIDLKLDAAKAPHTVNSLNFLAGQGYFDHTKCHRLTGEAAGIYVLQCGDPQGTGAGGPGYTLAEENLKSDLLQEPKDEQLKQAKMKIYPAGTIAMAKTQQPHSTGSQFFLVYKDSPLQPDYTPVGTIGAEGRKTLDKIAGAGIQGGAPDGPPNATVVVDKATVVKS, from the coding sequence GTGGTCACTAACGAGCAGCGGCGGCGGCAGCTCGCACGGGAGAAGTTCGAGCGGCAGCAGCAGCGCCGCGAGGCGCAGCGGCGCAAGGCCCGCAACCGGAACGCGTTGATCGCGGCCGGTCTCGCCGTGCTGATCGCCGCGGGCGGCACGGCGGCGGCCACGGGCGCGCTGGGCGGCGACGACAAGAAGGACGACAAGGCGTCGGCGGACGCGACCCCGAGCGAGCTCCCCACCCCCACAGCGCCTTCACGGGGCCCCGACCCGTGCGCCAAGCCGGCCGCCGGCAGCCCGGCGAAGAAGACGTGGAAGTCGGAACCGGAGATGACGGTCGACACGTCCGCCTCCTACACCATGGCCCTCAAGACCACCTGCGGGAACATCGACCTGAAGCTGGACGCGGCCAAGGCCCCCCACACCGTCAACTCGCTGAATTTCCTGGCGGGTCAGGGGTACTTCGACCACACCAAGTGCCACCGCCTCACCGGTGAGGCCGCGGGCATCTACGTCCTCCAGTGCGGCGACCCGCAGGGCACCGGCGCGGGCGGTCCCGGCTACACGCTCGCCGAGGAGAACCTCAAGAGCGACCTGCTCCAGGAGCCGAAGGACGAGCAGCTCAAGCAGGCGAAGATGAAGATCTACCCGGCCGGGACGATCGCCATGGCCAAGACGCAGCAGCCGCATTCGACGGGCAGCCAGTTCTTCCTCGTCTACAAGGACAGCCCGCTGCAGCCGGACTACACCCCGGTCGGCACGATCGGCGCCGAGGGCCGCAAGACCCTCGACAAGATCGCAGGCGCCGGGATCCAGGGCGGGGCCCCGGACGGACCCCCCAACGCCACCGTCGTGGTGGACAAGGCGACGGTGGTGAAGAGCTGA
- a CDS encoding DUF349 domain-containing protein, producing the protein MSSDPWGRVDETGTVYVRTADGEKVVGSWQAGSPEEALAYFERKYEGLVVEIGLLERRVNTTDLSAKDAMTAIDHLRSQVDEHHAVGDLDALRGRLDKLVETVEKRREERKAAKAKQTDEARTAKEALVAEAEELAASEQWRSAGERLRALVDTWKGLPRLDRKTDDELWHRFSHARSAFSKRRKAHFASLDAQREEARKVKEKLVAEAEALSGSTDWGATAARYRELMADWKAAGRAQREAEDELWARFRGAQDVFFQARGEVFAERDAEQQANLGLKEELVVEAEKLLPVTDLKAARAAFRSINERWEAIGHVPRDARPKIEGRMHAVERAIQEAEEAEWRRTNPEARARAAGLTGQLQDAVDKLQAQIDKARAAGNEAKAEKLGKELEGRKALLDQALKGLQEFGG; encoded by the coding sequence GTGAGCAGCGACCCGTGGGGCCGCGTCGACGAGACGGGGACGGTGTACGTGCGTACCGCCGACGGCGAGAAGGTCGTCGGTTCGTGGCAGGCGGGGAGTCCGGAGGAGGCCCTCGCTTACTTCGAGCGCAAGTACGAGGGCCTGGTCGTCGAGATCGGCCTCCTCGAGCGCCGGGTCAACACCACCGACCTGTCGGCGAAGGACGCGATGACCGCGATCGACCACCTGCGCTCGCAGGTGGACGAGCACCACGCGGTCGGCGATCTGGACGCGCTGCGCGGGCGGTTGGACAAGCTCGTCGAGACGGTCGAGAAGCGCCGCGAGGAGCGCAAGGCGGCCAAGGCCAAGCAGACGGACGAGGCCAGGACGGCCAAGGAGGCGCTGGTCGCCGAGGCCGAGGAGCTGGCCGCGAGCGAGCAGTGGCGCTCCGCCGGCGAGCGGCTGCGGGCCCTGGTGGACACCTGGAAGGGCCTGCCGCGGCTGGACCGCAAGACCGACGACGAGCTGTGGCACCGCTTCTCGCACGCCCGCTCGGCGTTCTCCAAGCGCCGCAAGGCCCACTTCGCCTCGCTGGACGCCCAGCGCGAGGAGGCCCGCAAGGTCAAGGAGAAGCTGGTCGCCGAGGCCGAGGCACTGTCCGGCTCGACGGACTGGGGCGCCACCGCGGCCCGCTACCGCGAGCTGATGGCCGACTGGAAGGCCGCCGGCCGCGCGCAGCGTGAGGCCGAGGACGAGCTGTGGGCCCGGTTCCGGGGCGCGCAGGACGTCTTCTTCCAGGCGCGCGGCGAGGTGTTCGCGGAGCGCGACGCCGAGCAGCAGGCCAACCTGGGGCTCAAGGAGGAGCTGGTCGTCGAGGCGGAGAAGCTGCTGCCGGTGACCGACCTCAAGGCGGCCCGGGCGGCGTTCCGTTCGATCAACGAGCGCTGGGAGGCCATCGGCCATGTGCCGCGGGACGCCCGGCCGAAGATCGAGGGCCGGATGCACGCGGTGGAGCGCGCCATCCAGGAGGCCGAGGAGGCCGAGTGGCGGCGGACCAACCCGGAGGCGCGGGCGCGCGCGGCCGGGCTGACCGGGCAGCTCCAGGACGCGGTCGACAAGCTCCAGGCGCAGATCGACAAGGCGCGCGCGGCGGGCAACGAGGCGAAGGCCGAGAAGCTCGGCAAGGAGCTGGAGGGCCGCAAGGCGCTGCTGGACCAGGCGTTGAAGGGCCTGCAGGAGTTCGGCGGCTGA
- a CDS encoding RelA/SpoT family protein, translated as MPDKAQPLSPRLRPGASPAAQPDQPAPDAAAAAGTPEPTGRPQGAGAPEPGKRGRPQAAPGGDLVKESAGPRPTPPPSARSASSSRVRARLARLGVQRQSPYNPVLEPLLRIVRGNDPKADASTLRQIERAYQVAERWHRGQKRKSGDPYITHPLAVTTILAELGMDPATLMAGLLHDTVEDTEYGLDDLRRDFGDQVALLVDGVTKLDRVQFGEAAQAETVRKMVVAMAKDPRVLVIKLADRLHNMRTMRYLKREKQEKKARETLEIYAPLAHRLGMNTIKWELEDLAFAILYPKMYDEIVRLVAERAPKRDEYLAIVTDEVQADLRAARIKATVTGRPKHYYSVYQKMIVRGRDFAEIYDLVGIRVLVDTVRDCYAALGTVHARWNPVPGRFKDYIAMPKFNMYQSLHTTVIGPSGKPVELQIRTFDMHRRAEYGIAAHWKYKQEAVAGASKIRTDVPKNAGKNQDTVNDMAWLRQLLDWQKETEDPGEFLESLRFDLSRNEVFVFTPKGDVIALPAGATPVDFAYAVHTEVGHRTIGARVNGRLVPLESTLDNGDLVEVFTSKAPGAGPSRDWLGFVKSPRARNKIRAWFSKERRDEAIEQGKDAIARAMRKQNLPIQRILTGDSLVTLAHEMRYPDISSLYAAIGEGHVAAQGVVQKLVQALGGEDAATEDIEESAPIRGRSKRRSSADPGVVVKGVDDVWVKLARCCTPVPGDPIIGFVTRGNGISVHRADCVNVDSLSQQPERIIDVEWAPTQSSVFLVAIQVEALDRSRLLSDVTRVLSDQHVNILSAAVQTSRDRVATSRFTFEMGDPKHLGHVLKAVRGVEGVYDVYRVTSARRP; from the coding sequence TTGCCAGACAAGGCCCAGCCGCTCTCCCCCAGACTCCGTCCGGGGGCATCCCCAGCGGCACAGCCCGACCAGCCCGCACCGGACGCCGCGGCTGCCGCGGGCACGCCCGAGCCCACGGGCCGCCCGCAGGGCGCGGGTGCGCCCGAGCCCGGAAAGCGGGGCCGGCCGCAGGCCGCCCCGGGAGGCGACCTGGTCAAGGAGAGCGCCGGCCCGCGCCCCACACCGCCGCCGAGCGCCCGCTCCGCCTCCTCCAGCCGGGTCCGCGCCCGCCTCGCCCGGCTGGGCGTACAGCGGCAGAGCCCGTACAACCCGGTGCTGGAGCCGCTGCTCCGCATCGTCCGCGGGAACGACCCCAAGGCGGACGCCTCCACGCTGCGCCAGATCGAGCGCGCCTACCAGGTCGCCGAGCGCTGGCACCGCGGTCAGAAGCGCAAGAGCGGCGACCCGTACATCACCCACCCGCTCGCCGTGACGACCATCCTGGCCGAGCTGGGCATGGACCCGGCGACCCTGATGGCCGGGCTGCTGCACGACACCGTCGAGGACACCGAGTACGGCCTCGACGACCTCCGCCGCGACTTCGGCGACCAGGTCGCCCTGCTCGTCGACGGCGTCACCAAGCTGGACCGGGTGCAGTTCGGCGAGGCCGCCCAGGCCGAGACCGTCCGCAAGATGGTCGTCGCCATGGCCAAGGACCCCCGGGTCCTGGTGATCAAGCTCGCCGACCGGCTGCACAACATGCGCACCATGCGCTACCTCAAGCGGGAGAAGCAGGAGAAGAAGGCCCGCGAGACGCTGGAGATCTACGCCCCGCTGGCGCACCGGCTGGGCATGAACACCATCAAGTGGGAGCTGGAGGACCTCGCCTTCGCGATCCTCTACCCCAAGATGTACGACGAGATCGTCCGGCTCGTCGCCGAGCGCGCCCCCAAGCGGGACGAGTACCTGGCGATCGTCACCGACGAGGTCCAGGCCGACCTGCGCGCCGCCCGCATCAAGGCCACCGTCACCGGCCGCCCGAAGCACTACTACAGCGTCTACCAGAAGATGATCGTGCGGGGCCGGGACTTCGCCGAGATCTACGACCTGGTGGGCATCCGCGTCCTCGTCGACACCGTCCGCGACTGCTATGCGGCGCTCGGCACCGTCCACGCCCGGTGGAACCCGGTGCCCGGGCGGTTCAAGGACTACATCGCGATGCCCAAGTTCAACATGTACCAGTCGCTGCACACGACGGTCATAGGGCCCAGCGGCAAGCCGGTCGAGCTCCAGATCCGGACGTTCGACATGCACCGCCGCGCCGAGTACGGCATCGCCGCGCACTGGAAGTACAAGCAGGAGGCCGTCGCCGGTGCCTCCAAGATCCGTACGGACGTGCCGAAGAACGCCGGCAAGAACCAGGACACCGTCAACGACATGGCCTGGCTCCGGCAGTTGCTCGACTGGCAGAAGGAGACGGAGGATCCGGGCGAGTTCCTGGAGTCGCTGCGCTTCGACCTGTCGCGCAACGAGGTCTTCGTCTTCACGCCCAAGGGCGACGTCATAGCGCTGCCCGCCGGGGCCACGCCGGTCGACTTCGCCTACGCCGTGCACACCGAGGTCGGCCACCGCACCATAGGGGCCCGGGTCAACGGGCGGCTGGTGCCGCTCGAATCGACCCTGGACAACGGCGATCTGGTCGAGGTCTTCACCTCCAAGGCGCCCGGCGCCGGCCCCTCCCGCGACTGGCTGGGCTTCGTCAAGTCCCCCCGCGCGCGCAACAAGATCCGCGCCTGGTTCTCCAAGGAGCGCCGGGACGAGGCGATCGAGCAGGGCAAGGACGCCATCGCCCGCGCGATGCGCAAGCAGAACCTGCCCATCCAGCGCATCCTGACCGGCGATTCACTGGTCACCCTCGCGCACGAGATGCGCTACCCGGACATCTCCTCGCTCTACGCGGCCATCGGCGAGGGCCATGTGGCCGCCCAGGGCGTGGTGCAGAAGCTCGTCCAGGCGCTCGGCGGCGAGGACGCGGCGACGGAGGACATCGAGGAGTCGGCGCCCATCCGCGGCCGCTCCAAGCGGCGTTCGTCCGCCGACCCGGGCGTGGTCGTCAAGGGCGTGGACGACGTGTGGGTCAAGCTCGCCCGCTGCTGTACGCCCGTGCCCGGCGACCCGATCATCGGCTTCGTCACCCGCGGCAACGGCATCTCGGTCCACCGCGCGGACTGCGTCAACGTCGACTCGCTGTCGCAGCAGCCGGAGCGGATCATCGACGTCGAGTGGGCGCCCACCCAGTCGTCCGTCTTCCTCGTCGCCATCCAGGTGGAGGCGCTGGACCGGTCCCGGCTGCTGTCGGACGTCACCCGGGTCCTGTCGGACCAGCACGTCAACATCCTCTCGGCGGCCGTGCAGACGTCCCGGGACCGGGTGGCCACCTCGCGGTTCACCTTCGAGATGGGCGACCCCAAGCACCTCGGGCACGTGCTGAAGGCGGTGCGCGGCGTGGAGGGCGTCTACGACGTGTACCGCGTGACGTCGGCGCGCAGGCCGTAG
- a CDS encoding adenine phosphoribosyltransferase, producing MTAWSAEGAEESLRELLLARIHDVPDYPKPGVVFKDITPLLADPEAFTALTEAFAELCARYRADKVVGLEARGFILAAPVAVRAGIGFVPVRKVGKLPGATLSQAYELEYGTAEIEIHAEAFAPGDRVLVIDDVLATGGTAEASLQLIRRAGAEPVGVAVLMELGFLPGRERLEKVLGEAPVDALIRV from the coding sequence ATGACCGCCTGGAGCGCCGAAGGCGCCGAGGAAAGCCTGCGCGAGCTGCTGCTCGCCCGCATCCACGACGTGCCGGACTACCCGAAGCCGGGCGTGGTGTTCAAGGACATCACCCCGCTGCTCGCCGACCCCGAGGCGTTCACCGCCCTCACCGAGGCGTTCGCCGAGCTGTGCGCCCGCTACCGGGCCGACAAGGTCGTCGGCCTGGAGGCCCGCGGCTTCATCCTGGCGGCCCCCGTGGCCGTCCGCGCGGGCATCGGCTTCGTGCCCGTCCGCAAGGTCGGCAAGCTGCCCGGCGCGACCCTGTCGCAGGCGTACGAGCTGGAGTACGGCACGGCGGAGATCGAGATACATGCCGAGGCGTTCGCCCCCGGCGACCGGGTCCTGGTCATCGACGACGTGCTGGCCACGGGTGGCACCGCCGAGGCGTCGCTCCAGCTGATCCGCCGGGCCGGCGCGGAGCCCGTGGGCGTCGCCGTCCTGATGGAGCTGGGCTTCCTCCCCGGTCGCGAGCGGCTGGAGAAGGTGCTCGGCGAGGCGCCGGTGGACGCGCTGATCCGCGTCTGA
- the secF gene encoding protein translocase subunit SecF, whose translation MSRLGTLGARLYRGEVGYDFVAKRKIWYGISILITITAIVGLAVRGLNMGIEFSGGAIFNTTGKTSVSVQAAKETVETASGHTAIVQKTGDGKLRVQVSELDEKQSRATQAALAKKLGVPTDKINTDIVGPSWGEEIANKAWTGLAVFMLLVVIYLAIAFEWRMALAALVALIHDLTITVGIYALVGFEVTPGTVIGLLTILGYSLYDTVVVFDGLKESAKDITKQTRWTYSEIANRSLNGTLVRSINTTVVALLPVAGLLFIGGGFLGAGMLNDISLALFVGLAAGAYSSIFIATPLVADLKERDPQMKALTRRVHAKRAAQAARADSAQDEAGSQGVEDDDEPQDASPAGVVGQRRQPVSRNRGGRGGKRR comes from the coding sequence ATGTCACGACTCGGCACCCTCGGCGCCCGGCTCTACCGAGGCGAGGTCGGCTACGACTTCGTCGCCAAGCGGAAGATCTGGTACGGCATCTCGATCCTCATCACCATCACGGCCATCGTCGGCCTGGCGGTGCGCGGCCTGAACATGGGCATCGAGTTCTCCGGCGGCGCGATCTTCAACACCACCGGCAAGACGTCGGTGTCGGTGCAGGCCGCCAAGGAGACGGTGGAGACCGCCTCGGGTCACACGGCGATCGTCCAGAAGACCGGTGACGGCAAGCTGCGGGTCCAGGTCAGCGAGCTGGACGAGAAGCAGTCGCGTGCGACTCAGGCGGCCCTGGCCAAGAAGCTCGGTGTCCCCACCGACAAGATCAACACCGATATCGTCGGCCCCAGCTGGGGTGAGGAGATCGCCAACAAGGCGTGGACCGGCCTCGCCGTCTTCATGCTCCTCGTGGTGATCTACCTCGCCATCGCCTTCGAGTGGCGCATGGCGCTGGCCGCCCTCGTCGCCCTGATCCACGACCTGACCATCACCGTGGGCATCTACGCCCTCGTGGGCTTCGAGGTCACCCCGGGTACGGTCATCGGTCTGCTGACCATCCTCGGTTACTCGCTCTACGACACCGTCGTGGTCTTCGACGGCCTGAAGGAGAGCGCGAAGGACATCACCAAGCAGACCCGCTGGACGTACAGCGAGATCGCCAACCGCAGCCTCAACGGCACCCTGGTGCGCTCCATCAACACCACGGTCGTCGCCCTGCTGCCGGTCGCCGGTCTGCTGTTCATCGGCGGCGGCTTCCTGGGCGCGGGCATGCTGAACGACATCTCGCTCGCCCTGTTCGTCGGCCTCGCGGCCGGCGCCTACTCCTCGATCTTCATCGCCACCCCGCTGGTCGCCGACCTCAAGGAACGCGACCCGCAGATGAAGGCCCTCACCCGGCGCGTGCACGCCAAGCGCGCCGCGCAGGCCGCCAGGGCGGACTCGGCGCAGGACGAGGCCGGCTCCCAGGGTGTCGAGGACGACGACGAGCCGCAGGACGCCTCCCCGGCCGGTGTGGTCGGGCAGCGCCGGCAGCCGGTGAGCCGCAACCGCGGCGGACGCGGAGGGAAGCGCCGATGA